The Vicingus serpentipes genome includes the window TGCCCTTTATCATCCTTCCCCATATCAAACACCCATATTGTAGGGTAACCAGTAACTTGAAAAGCCTGCTGTAATCCGGCATTTTGTTGCTTTATGTTTTCTGGAATTACTTTTCTTCTTGGAAAATCTAATTCAACTAAAACAACTGTTTTTTCAGCCCACTTTTTAAACTCAGGTGTATCAAAAACTTCTGCTTTTAATTTTTTACACCAACCGCACCAATCACTACCAGTAAAGTTTGCCATAATTGGCTTTCCTGTTTTTTGAGATACTGCGTAAGCTTCATTAATATCAACTAACCAACCTTCTGCTTCAGCTTTATATGTTAAAACGCCATCTTGAGCAAAAGATAGATTTGCAGCTAAAACAACTAATGTAAGTACTAATATTTTTTTCATCTTGTAATTATTTTTTTCAAGTTATAACAACAACTATACCGTTTAATGTATTCCGTGCATTTTCTTTTTAATCATTGGAGTTAATGCAATTAAAACTAACCCAGCAGCGATTGGTATAATAAAGAAAATCATAAAGAATACTGCCATTGAATACTCTTCACTTATTTTATCAATATAACTAGCTGTAATACCTCCAAAGAAATTAGCTATTGCTGTTGCAGTAAACCATAAACCAAACATCATACCCACTAATTTAGCAGGAGCTAATTTACTTACGTAAGACAAACCTACTGGAGATAATACTAATTCACCTAAAGTATGTAATAAATAAGCCATTATTAACCAAATCATGCTTACAGAAGCTGTAGTTGCACCACTTTCTATTCCTGAAGCACCAAAAGCTAAAACACCAAACCCAATACCTAACAAAATTAAACCTAAAGCAAATTTTATAGATGCTGACGGATTGTATTTACTCTCCCATAACTTAGAAAACATTGGTGCAAAAAGGATAATAAATAATGAATTTAAAATACCAAACCAAGACGCTGGAACTTCTGAACTTTCTGCATTAAACTCCCTAACTAACATCCATATAGCTATTGCCCAAATTGCTGCAAAACTTGCACCTAAAGCAACCACTGAAATTGGATATTTTTTAACTGTTTTACCAAACAACATAGCTAAAACCCATGTAATAATTGCTAACGGTACAACTGTTAAAATTGTATTTACCCATTTAAAAATTGTTGCTCCACCACCAGACAAAGTTCTTTGTGTATAATCCTTAGCAAATATCGTCATACTACTTCCTGCTTGCTCAAATGCCCACCAAAAGAAAATCGTGAAAAATGCTAAAATTCCAATTACCACTAATCTATCTCTTACTACTACTGGAGAATTTCCTTCTTCATTTTCACCTTCTTTTACTTCTTTATCAACAACAGAAACCCCT containing:
- a CDS encoding thioredoxin family protein, which gives rise to MKKILVLTLVVLAANLSFAQDGVLTYKAEAEGWLVDINEAYAVSQKTGKPIMANFTGSDWCGWCKKLKAEVFDTPEFKKWAEKTVVLVELDFPRRKVIPENIKQQNAGLQQAFQVTGYPTIWVFDMGKDDKGQYTINALGKTGYVRGTAAFTKGVDDMIKKGASN
- a CDS encoding peptide MFS transporter; translated protein: MENNNVPTILGHPAGLFTLFFTEMWERFSYYGMRALLVLFLVSGLDDGGWAWSNEEAAKLYAMYTGLVYITPIFGGLLADKLLGYRKAVVVGAVLMTAGHAAMAMETEAFFYLGLTLLILGNGAFKPNVSSIVGGLYPLGSDKKDGAYTIFYMGINAGAFLGILLCGYIGEKVGWSYGFGLAGIFMFVGMIQFWFGQGIFGNVGLSPKQKLASDRLAVHEGVSVVDKEVKEGENEEGNSPVVVRDRLVVIGILAFFTIFFWWAFEQAGSSMTIFAKDYTQRTLSGGGATIFKWVNTILTVVPLAIITWVLAMLFGKTVKKYPISVVALGASFAAIWAIAIWMLVREFNAESSEVPASWFGILNSLFIILFAPMFSKLWESKYNPSASIKFALGLILLGIGFGVLAFGASGIESGATTASVSMIWLIMAYLLHTLGELVLSPVGLSYVSKLAPAKLVGMMFGLWFTATAIANFFGGITASYIDKISEEYSMAVFFMIFFIIPIAAGLVLIALTPMIKKKMHGIH